The Alteromonas stellipolaris genome includes a region encoding these proteins:
- the katG gene encoding catalase/peroxidase HPI: MKITRVRKATLAGLISLALGTSHSFADNEISKPAGAKGTGMVQPFQARTNNFWWPEQLNLSQLRDHDSRSNPLGDDFDYAKAFSSLDLDQVKADVNELLTTSQDWWPADYGNYGPFFIRLSWHSAGTYRTLDGRGGGDGGQMRFDPLNSWPDNASLDKARRLLWPIKQKYGKALSWGDLMILAGTVGMENMGFDTYGYAGGRTDDWEPDMVYWGPEVEMLASDREEKGGELQRPLGATHMGLIYVNPEGPKGVPDPMGSAKNIRTAFNRMAMNDEETVALIAGGHTFGKMHGAHKPADCLEAEPGGAGLEEQGLGWKNNCGKGHSEDTVTSGLEGAWTQLPTRWTSLYLQNLLGFEWKQTRSPAGAIQWIPTDESAQTAVPDAHVEGKRHAPVMTTADLALKYDPEYRKIAERFLADPKEYQTAFAKAWFKLTHRDMGPKARYLGNDIPEENFVWQDPVTNTDHKLVSDGDAKKLKAAILDSGLSVQQLVKTAWGSAASFRASDYRGGANGARIALAPQMDWSVNEPETVKAVISTLKEIQKDFNGGKASSPKISLADLIVLAGGAAIEKAAADAGVEVSVPFVPGRGDATQAQTDVNSFSLLEPTADAFRNYYNAETSYRSPAEMLVDKADQLNLTVPEMTVLIGGMRSLGANNGNSTHGVFTSNVGTLNNDFFTTLLDMNVKWRKTDDAAVYEGINRKTGKVLYSATPVDLVFGSNSELRAVSEVYAYDNAKTKFVEDFVDAWTKVMTLDRFDLRHDLSSPLKR; encoded by the coding sequence ATGAAAATTACCAGGGTACGCAAAGCTACATTAGCAGGTCTGATTTCGTTGGCGCTAGGTACTTCGCATTCATTTGCTGACAATGAAATTAGCAAGCCAGCCGGCGCAAAAGGGACTGGCATGGTTCAACCTTTTCAAGCAAGAACGAATAATTTTTGGTGGCCAGAACAATTAAACTTATCTCAACTTAGAGACCACGATAGCCGCTCAAACCCACTTGGTGACGACTTTGACTATGCAAAAGCATTCTCCTCACTTGATTTAGACCAAGTTAAAGCTGATGTGAATGAATTACTGACCACTTCGCAAGATTGGTGGCCAGCAGATTATGGAAACTATGGCCCTTTCTTTATTCGACTTTCATGGCACAGTGCAGGTACATACCGTACGTTAGATGGTCGAGGCGGGGGCGACGGTGGTCAAATGCGCTTCGACCCGCTTAATAGCTGGCCTGATAATGCAAGCTTAGATAAAGCACGCCGATTACTTTGGCCAATAAAGCAAAAGTACGGTAAAGCATTATCGTGGGGAGATCTCATGATACTTGCCGGCACGGTAGGTATGGAAAACATGGGTTTTGATACCTATGGTTATGCCGGTGGTCGAACAGATGACTGGGAACCTGATATGGTTTATTGGGGGCCAGAAGTAGAAATGTTGGCGAGTGATCGCGAAGAAAAAGGCGGTGAGCTTCAACGCCCACTAGGCGCGACTCACATGGGTTTAATTTACGTTAATCCAGAAGGGCCTAAAGGTGTACCTGATCCTATGGGATCAGCGAAGAATATTCGTACCGCATTTAATCGTATGGCCATGAACGATGAGGAAACAGTGGCGCTAATCGCAGGTGGACATACCTTTGGTAAGATGCACGGCGCTCACAAGCCTGCCGACTGTTTAGAAGCAGAGCCTGGTGGTGCAGGTCTTGAAGAACAAGGCTTAGGTTGGAAAAACAACTGCGGCAAGGGGCATTCTGAAGATACAGTTACGAGTGGTTTAGAAGGGGCGTGGACGCAGCTTCCAACGCGATGGACCAGTTTATATCTACAAAATCTATTAGGTTTTGAGTGGAAACAAACTCGTAGCCCTGCAGGCGCTATTCAATGGATACCTACTGATGAGTCGGCGCAAACCGCAGTGCCAGACGCTCATGTAGAAGGGAAGCGACACGCGCCAGTGATGACAACAGCAGACCTCGCCCTTAAGTACGACCCTGAATATCGCAAGATAGCGGAACGCTTTCTTGCTGATCCAAAAGAATATCAAACCGCCTTTGCGAAAGCTTGGTTCAAGTTAACTCACCGCGATATGGGCCCTAAAGCTCGTTATCTTGGAAACGATATTCCTGAAGAAAATTTTGTATGGCAAGACCCGGTTACTAACACTGATCACAAGTTGGTAAGTGATGGCGATGCTAAAAAGTTAAAAGCGGCTATTTTAGATTCGGGCCTTAGCGTACAACAGTTGGTTAAAACAGCGTGGGGCTCTGCAGCAAGCTTTAGAGCATCAGACTACCGAGGGGGCGCAAACGGTGCGCGTATCGCACTTGCACCACAAATGGATTGGTCGGTAAATGAACCTGAAACCGTTAAAGCTGTTATATCTACGTTAAAAGAGATACAAAAAGACTTTAATGGCGGTAAAGCATCAAGCCCTAAAATTTCGTTGGCTGACCTCATTGTATTGGCAGGTGGAGCCGCTATTGAAAAAGCGGCTGCCGATGCAGGCGTTGAAGTTTCGGTACCGTTTGTTCCAGGGCGTGGTGACGCTACGCAAGCGCAAACTGATGTGAACTCGTTCTCACTGTTAGAGCCAACAGCTGATGCATTTCGAAACTACTACAATGCAGAGACTAGCTATCGCTCACCTGCAGAAATGTTGGTAGATAAAGCCGACCAACTGAACTTAACCGTTCCAGAAATGACGGTGTTAATTGGTGGTATGCGTTCCTTAGGTGCAAATAATGGCAATAGTACTCATGGTGTGTTCACAAGTAATGTGGGTACGCTGAACAACGATTTCTTTACTACATTGCTTGATATGAATGTTAAGTGGAGAAAAACAGACGACGCTGCGGTTTATGAAGGCATAAACCGTAAAACCGGTAAAGTGCTCTACTCAGCTACACCTGTTGATTTAGTGTTTGGTTCAAATAGTGAATTGCGCGCCGTGTCAGAAGTTTACGCTTATGACAATGCAAAAACTAAATTCGTCGAGGATTTTGTAGATGCGTGGACAAAAGTGATGACACTAGACCGCTTCGATTTACGTCATGACTTAAGCAGTCCTTTGAAGCGCTAA
- a CDS encoding FadR/GntR family transcriptional regulator, with product MKSRRLFWSIVEKLEDLIDQGICPAGSRLPAERELAQTYNVSRPTIREAIIALEVRERVEVKTGSGVYVIAQKNPQHTVKPISAFELTQARALIEGEAAALAASTISDDEVTALKKALSDMASPALADEADQRFHHIISQATHNHAVQLSVENLWELRRSTPEIVAAYNDVCSQGIDQRIKEHTEIFNAIASNDTAAARKAMHSHFNRLINALFDASEARELEEVKRKTDKTRGLYSISHLSK from the coding sequence ATGAAATCTCGCCGGCTTTTCTGGAGTATTGTAGAAAAACTCGAAGACTTAATCGATCAAGGTATATGCCCAGCTGGGAGTCGACTGCCAGCGGAACGAGAGCTAGCACAGACCTACAACGTGAGCCGCCCTACTATTCGTGAAGCAATAATCGCACTAGAGGTTCGCGAACGAGTGGAAGTGAAAACTGGATCAGGTGTTTATGTAATAGCGCAAAAAAATCCCCAGCACACAGTAAAACCTATTAGTGCTTTCGAGCTTACTCAAGCCAGAGCATTGATTGAAGGAGAAGCTGCTGCGTTGGCCGCATCTACGATAAGCGACGACGAGGTGACTGCGCTTAAAAAAGCCTTGTCAGATATGGCCTCCCCCGCTCTTGCTGATGAAGCGGACCAACGTTTCCACCATATTATTTCCCAAGCCACACATAACCATGCAGTGCAGCTTTCGGTTGAAAATTTATGGGAGCTTCGTCGTTCAACACCTGAAATAGTGGCGGCCTATAACGATGTCTGCTCTCAAGGTATTGACCAACGAATAAAAGAGCACACGGAAATTTTCAACGCAATTGCTAGCAACGACACGGCAGCGGCTCGCAAAGCCATGCACAGCCATTTTAACCGTTTAATAAATGCATTATTTGATGCTAGTGAAGCAAGAGAGTTAGAAGAGGTTAAACGCAAGACGGATAAGACGAGGGGCTTATATTCAATTTCTCATCTAAGTAAATAA
- a CDS encoding sugar kinase, whose protein sequence is MSELREAENGLLSQGFAGDTYNSAVYMKRTFPQHDVYYISAVGKDALSDEMVMHAVNEGINPRFIGRHEEKHLGLYRIYTDDTGERSFVYWRSDSAAKSMMQTLDSNDIAAMTAFDMVLFSGISLAIINEEDLSTYFSLLTRLKSAGVKLVFDINHRPSLWKSKDDAKRLYAKAYELADIILPGIEDFNFLYGIDTIDETLKFLSDYTFDEVIIKNGSDAVTVINQQGDISQVPLTPVENVVDTTSAGDAFNGVYLGARLEDSSQKEAVEKASKSAGFVIQHKGAIVDATAYSLFSKNLT, encoded by the coding sequence ATGTCAGAGCTTAGAGAAGCCGAAAACGGCTTACTCTCTCAAGGTTTCGCAGGTGACACGTATAATTCAGCCGTTTATATGAAACGTACATTTCCTCAACATGATGTTTATTACATCAGTGCCGTTGGCAAGGATGCGTTAAGTGATGAAATGGTCATGCATGCTGTCAATGAAGGAATAAATCCACGATTTATTGGCAGACATGAAGAGAAGCACCTAGGTCTTTACCGTATCTATACTGACGATACTGGTGAACGCTCGTTTGTTTATTGGCGTTCGGATTCTGCTGCAAAAAGCATGATGCAAACCCTCGACAGCAACGATATTGCCGCAATGACCGCCTTCGACATGGTGTTGTTTAGTGGCATTAGCTTAGCGATAATAAACGAAGAAGACCTTTCGACGTATTTTTCTTTATTAACCCGATTAAAGTCGGCTGGCGTTAAGTTAGTCTTTGATATCAATCACCGCCCCTCGTTGTGGAAAAGTAAAGACGACGCCAAGCGTCTCTATGCTAAAGCTTATGAGCTAGCAGATATTATTCTTCCTGGTATTGAAGACTTCAACTTCTTATATGGCATAGACACTATTGACGAAACACTGAAATTTTTAAGTGATTACACCTTCGACGAAGTGATTATAAAAAATGGCAGTGACGCTGTTACCGTTATCAACCAGCAGGGCGATATATCTCAAGTCCCGCTTACGCCCGTTGAGAATGTGGTCGATACAACATCTGCAGGAGATGCCTTCAACGGCGTTTATCTTGGGGCAAGACTAGAAGATTCGTCACAAAAAGAAGCGGTCGAGAAAGCCTCCAAAAGCGCGGGATTTGTTATCCAGCACAAAGGCGCCATTGTGGATGCCACCGCTTATAGCCTCTTTAGTAAAAATTTAACCTGA
- a CDS encoding porin family protein has product MKNTLTALAGIAALTSFGSYAQSNDYSVDESGFYVGGNYGYLRVEGEDDFDDDKDVWQGLLGYKFNEWVAVEGSFIDFGDYGNDIAGGDTDGYTAAIKGILPVTDRFSLYAKVGQLWSETEYNLGGISSDYDDESLFVGAGLSYAITKNFLVNAEYTVYDAELDADEAVDDIDDTNFETDLKQASIGVEYRF; this is encoded by the coding sequence ATGAAAAACACACTTACAGCACTTGCAGGTATTGCAGCACTTACATCATTCGGTAGTTACGCTCAGTCGAATGACTACTCCGTCGACGAAAGTGGCTTTTATGTCGGTGGTAACTACGGATACCTTCGCGTAGAAGGTGAAGACGATTTTGATGACGACAAAGATGTATGGCAGGGATTACTAGGCTATAAATTTAACGAGTGGGTTGCGGTAGAAGGTAGTTTCATCGATTTCGGTGACTATGGCAACGATATCGCTGGCGGGGATACCGATGGGTACACGGCAGCAATTAAGGGTATCCTTCCGGTAACAGACCGTTTCTCTTTGTACGCGAAAGTAGGTCAATTATGGTCAGAAACTGAATACAATTTAGGTGGTATTTCTAGCGACTACGATGACGAAAGTCTTTTCGTTGGCGCAGGTTTAAGCTACGCCATTACTAAAAACTTTTTGGTTAACGCCGAATACACAGTGTACGACGCAGAGCTAGATGCGGACGAAGCAGTAGATGATATCGACGACACTAATTTCGAGACAGACCTGAAGCAGGCAAGCATCGGTGTTGAGTACCGATTCTAA
- a CDS encoding mechanosensitive ion channel family protein — MILNTFFDFIQEKWTLIQASVYTSTFLIQVLLIAVIYALAFILARQVRKPFKFTREAPKSGAHTLHNMLFKLGGTLFPVITISILKLTTVLGEQFQFDAWVLEVAVVVAVMLFVASMISGFIDNPVFAGFMRWIGLPILFLHLVGVLPVVTGALESMSLSIGNVDISAYGITRVFLFGGLLFWLGRASNTLGKDIIRSHTTLDVSTKEVFAKLFEVALFCIVFLLLLNVMGINLTALAVFGGALGVGLGLGLQSIASNFISGIIILLDRSLTVGDFVELEDGQKGIVREFKMRYAVLETFDGKDILVPNEKFISSLLINWTHKDPKQRYRIDFSVAYKTDIRAMVEIIKDAVAQHPQVISGEGIPFEELPDCEIDSFGDSGVNMFVEFWMDGVDDGKNRVGGDLLLTVFETLREHQIEIPFPQREVRVVNENGIGIRNTTP; from the coding sequence ATGATCCTAAATACGTTTTTCGACTTCATACAAGAAAAATGGACCCTGATACAAGCATCGGTGTATACCTCGACGTTTCTCATTCAAGTTTTGCTCATTGCGGTGATATACGCGCTTGCCTTTATTCTAGCAAGGCAAGTTAGAAAGCCTTTTAAGTTTACACGGGAAGCGCCAAAAAGCGGGGCACATACATTACACAACATGCTATTCAAACTTGGCGGTACACTATTCCCCGTCATTACCATCAGCATACTAAAATTGACTACGGTGCTAGGTGAGCAATTTCAGTTCGATGCTTGGGTGCTTGAAGTAGCAGTTGTTGTGGCAGTCATGTTATTTGTTGCTTCCATGATTAGCGGTTTTATAGACAACCCCGTTTTCGCTGGTTTCATGCGATGGATAGGCTTACCTATTTTATTTCTACACCTAGTCGGTGTATTACCGGTTGTTACCGGTGCGTTAGAATCGATGTCGTTATCCATTGGTAATGTCGATATTTCAGCCTATGGAATAACAAGGGTATTCCTCTTCGGCGGCTTGTTGTTTTGGTTAGGCCGAGCATCGAATACCCTCGGAAAAGACATTATTCGCAGCCACACCACGCTAGATGTGTCTACGAAGGAAGTGTTCGCTAAACTCTTTGAAGTTGCCTTATTTTGCATTGTATTCCTGCTACTACTCAACGTAATGGGAATAAACCTAACTGCCCTGGCGGTTTTCGGTGGTGCACTGGGTGTGGGCTTAGGCTTGGGACTGCAATCTATCGCTTCAAACTTTATATCAGGCATTATTATATTGCTTGATAGATCGCTTACGGTAGGTGATTTCGTAGAACTTGAAGATGGCCAAAAAGGTATAGTGCGGGAATTCAAAATGCGCTACGCGGTGCTGGAAACTTTCGACGGTAAAGACATACTCGTACCTAACGAAAAGTTTATTAGCTCATTACTTATAAACTGGACCCACAAAGATCCGAAACAGCGCTACCGCATCGATTTTTCAGTTGCTTATAAAACTGATATTCGAGCAATGGTAGAAATTATAAAAGATGCAGTGGCCCAACATCCTCAAGTTATTAGCGGCGAAGGCATACCCTTTGAAGAACTGCCTGATTGCGAAATTGACAGTTTTGGTGACTCAGGCGTTAATATGTTCGTTGAGTTTTGGATGGATGGCGTTGATGATGGAAAAAACCGCGTTGGCGGCGACCTTTTATTAACCGTGTTCGAAACACTGCGAGAGCACCAGATTGAAATCCCCTTCCCTCAACGTGAAGTGCGTGTGGTCAACGAAAATGGTATTGGTATTCGAAATACCACGCCCTAG